In the Nitrospirales bacterium LBB_01 genome, one interval contains:
- the cbiQ gene encoding cobalt ECF transporter T component CbiQ, whose product MISFEKEYFNLGFIDKLAYKDSFMQSLDPRVKIITTAAFTVLVVSYSKYELTGLMPFFLFPMVCSSLGEVPLKYILKKLLYFSIFPLLIGIFNPLIDTKPVASFMNISISGGWISLLSIYIKFELTFSFAVIFIATTPLSQVCAGLKRLGVPDIFTAQLMFLYRYIFVLAEETMKMLRARGLRAFGEVNMSVKDFIGFAGLLFIKTCERAERIYRAMLSRGFAGTVHSIKDISLKRTDLLYIAITTVLLVFFRVYDVTELSGRALMRGLK is encoded by the coding sequence TTGATATCTTTTGAAAAAGAGTATTTTAATCTTGGGTTTATTGATAAATTAGCATACAAAGACAGCTTTATGCAAAGTCTTGACCCAAGAGTAAAAATTATAACCACAGCGGCATTTACCGTTTTGGTGGTCTCGTACTCAAAATATGAGCTTACAGGACTGATGCCGTTTTTTTTGTTTCCTATGGTATGCTCCAGTTTGGGAGAAGTGCCCTTAAAGTATATTTTAAAAAAACTCCTCTACTTTAGTATTTTTCCACTTTTAATCGGAATCTTCAACCCTCTTATAGATACGAAACCTGTTGCCTCCTTTATGAATATAAGCATATCGGGCGGATGGATTTCACTGCTCTCAATTTACATTAAATTTGAGCTAACTTTTAGCTTTGCCGTGATATTCATAGCGACAACTCCACTGTCTCAAGTTTGTGCAGGGTTAAAGCGTCTTGGAGTGCCGGACATTTTTACCGCTCAACTAATGTTTCTCTACCGCTACATTTTTGTTTTAGCAGAGGAGACAATGAAAATGCTAAGAGCACGCGGACTGAGAGCTTTTGGTGAGGTCAACATGAGTGTGAAGGATTTTATAGGCTTTGCAGGGCTGCTTTTTATAAAAACCTGTGAACGGGCTGAGAGGATTTACAGGGCGATGCTGTCAAGGGGTTTTGCCGGCACTGTACATTCAATTAAGGACATATCGCTTAAGCGTACAGATTTGTTGTATATAGCCATTACCACAGTTTTATTAGTGTTTTTCAGAGTGTATGATGTGACAGAGCTTTCAGGCAGAGCCTTAATGCGTGGACTCAAATGA
- a CDS encoding cobalamin biosynthesis protein CbiM — protein MHMSDALLSPEVGVSFCAATAGVIAYSSYKLKTNTEDKLVPLMGVLGAFVFAMQMINFSIPFTGSSGHFVGGLLLSILLGPYAGVIAIASVLLVQALFFADGGILALGANIWNMGVYSCFISYPIYKLITNNNNSSKRLFFAAVAASVIGLQFGAFSVVLQTYLSGRSELPLTMFALFMQPIHLIIGIVEGVVTAGIISYVRKERPELLNITHYGANSHSFKKIAITFLLTAFIIGGVISWFASENPDGLEWSISKVTRKAETIKNVGGLIGDTNKSVAGVLGSVMVLGVGLAISFGIGAVRKRH, from the coding sequence ATGCACATGTCTGATGCGCTGTTGTCGCCGGAGGTTGGTGTTTCTTTCTGTGCCGCTACTGCAGGAGTGATAGCTTACAGCTCTTATAAGCTAAAAACAAATACAGAGGATAAGTTAGTCCCATTAATGGGCGTTCTCGGTGCTTTTGTGTTTGCCATGCAGATGATTAATTTCTCTATCCCGTTTACCGGCTCAAGCGGACACTTTGTGGGAGGGCTTTTACTTTCTATTTTATTAGGTCCATATGCCGGAGTGATTGCAATTGCCTCAGTGCTTCTTGTTCAGGCACTGTTTTTTGCCGATGGTGGGATTTTGGCGCTTGGCGCTAATATTTGGAACATGGGCGTTTATTCATGCTTTATATCGTATCCAATTTATAAACTGATAACAAATAATAACAACTCGTCAAAGCGATTGTTTTTTGCCGCCGTTGCCGCTTCCGTGATAGGATTACAGTTTGGAGCTTTCTCTGTAGTCCTTCAAACATACCTTTCCGGACGCTCCGAGCTGCCACTTACCATGTTTGCTCTTTTCATGCAGCCCATACACCTTATTATAGGGATAGTTGAGGGAGTTGTTACGGCAGGAATCATTAGTTATGTTAGGAAAGAGCGCCCGGAGCTGCTTAATATTACTCATTACGGCGCCAATAGTCATTCGTTCAAAAAAATCGCAATAACATTCCTTTTGACTGCCTTTATAATTGGCGGCGTGATTTCGTGGTTTGCCTCAGAAAATCCTGACGGGCTAGAGTGGAGTATCAGTAAGGTTACAAGGAAAGCTGAGACCATTAAGAATGTTGGAGGCCTCATCGGTGACACAAATAAGTCTGTAGCCGGAGTACTCGGCTCTGTCATGGTTTTAGGCGTGGGATTAGCAATTAGTTTTGGAATCGGTGCAGTAAGGAAAAGGCATTAG